The following proteins come from a genomic window of Candidozyma auris chromosome 4, complete sequence:
- the RNR3 gene encoding Rnr3p: MRLSSDLKLPEEDIDNLIFAIERALPDELSVDELLSLVAESAASRVVFYPDYANLAGRIEASRTQLLVKLDFAANFARLASYVHPRTGQLYPLVDLEIAAFVEEHKDFLNELICSERDFDLAYFSMRTLQNSYFIRMGNVLAETPQYLFLRVAVGIHAPTRKPSVLKEIQTTYELMSQRYMIHSSPTLFNAGTVNNYLSSCFLVAMEEDSVDGIYKTLHKAALISKGSGGIGLHVHDIRASGALIKSSNGTSSGLVPMLRVFNDTARYVDQGGNKRPGAIAVYIEPWHADIEDVLDLRKNHGKEEARARDLFYALWVPDLFMRRVKENGKWPLFSPDEAPGLADVYGEEFDRLFLAYEANGLAMKIVDAQNLWSKILKSQTETGMPFMLYKDACNRKSNQKNLGTIKSSNLCCEIVEFSSPEEIAVCNLGSLALPAFLREYPTDTMDFDFNKLHQVTKVMARNLNAVIDSTMYPVKESETSNKKHRPIAIGVQGLADVFLQCRLPFDSPEAARLNKQIFETIYHAAVESSMELAIEHGPYETFSGSPAAEGILQFDLWNHKPEFFNDWDELKLKVQKHGLRNSLLCAPMPTASTSQILGYTECFEPVTSNLYSRRVRSGEYQVVNKYLLEDLIDLGLWTPAMKDRIVVDNGSIQNIKEIPSELKKLYKTVWELPQKVIVDMAADRGPYIDQSQSMNIFLQTPTFGKLTSCHFYAWNKGLKTGMYYLRTQAAARAIQFTVDPSRASDGSGEVVEHALDKIVRKKYIEARAFTKKRIQDDVEDTSSKRTHKAPLVKDEPPVDSDTQNSNHSTYSGRVFDPHDIYSDTPVSCNISGAENCEGCSG, from the coding sequence ATGAGATTGTCACTGGATCTCAAGCTCCCGGAAGAAGACATCGATAACCTCATTTTCGCCATCGAAAGAGCTCTCCCCGATGAGCTTTCTGTGGATGAGTTGCTTCTGCTTGTGGCCGAGCTGGCGGCATCCCGTGTTGTATTCTACCCAGACTATGCAAATCTAGCTGGCCGTATAGAAGCCTCGAGGACTCAGTTGCTCGTGAAGCtcgatttcgcagccaacttTGCACGTTTGGCTTCCTACGTTCACCCGAGAACAGGGCAATTGTATCCCTTGGTGGACTTGGAAATTGCAGCTTTTGTGGAAGAACACAAGGATTTTTTGAACGAATTGATATGCTCTGAGCGTGACTTTGACTTGGCGTATTTCTCCATGAGAACGCTTCAGAACTCGTATTTCATTAGAATGGGAAATGTCCTTGCTGAAACTCCCCAGTATCTCTTCTTGCGTGTTGCAGTGGGCATTCATGCTCCAACTAGAAAACCCAGtgtcttgaaggagattCAAACAACGTATGAGCTAATGTCTCAAAGGTATATGATTCATTCTTCTCCTACGCTATTCAACGCAGGCACCGTCAACAATTACCTCTCGCTGTGCTTCTTGGTTGCCATGGAGGAAGACTCAGTTGACGGTATTTACAAAACGCTACACAAAGCAGCGCTCATTCTGAAAGGTCTGGGAGGCATTGGTCTCCACGTTCACGATATTCGTGCCAGTGGTGCTCTTATCAAGTCCTCAAATGGAACTTCCAGTGGCCTTGTTCCCATGTTGCGTGTTTTCAATGATACGGCTCGCTACGTTGATCAAGGCGGCAACAAGCGTCCTGGTGCTATAGCCGTGTACATTGAGCCATGGCATGCAGATATCGAAGATGTGCTTGATCTTCGTAAAAATCATGGTAAGGAGGAGGCTCGTGCTAGAGATTTGTTCTATGCCCTCTGGGTGCCTGACCTATTCATGAGAAGGGTGAAAGAAAATGGTAAATGGCCGTTATTCTCCCCTGATGAAGCACCCGGGCTTGCAGACGTATATGGGGAGGAATTTGACAGGCTATTTCTTGCTTATGAGGCAAATGGTCTTGCCATGAAAATCGTCGATGCGCAGAATTTATGgtccaagatcttgaagtccCAAACAGAAACTGGCATGCCTTTCATGCTATACAAAGATGCTTGCAATCGAAAGCTGAACCAGAAAAATTTAGGGACAATCAAATCCTCAAATTTATGCTGTGAAATAGTCGAGTTTTCGTCTCCTGAGGAGATCGCTGTGTGCAATTTGGGCCTGTTGGCACTTCCAGCTTTTCTTAGAGAATACCCTACGGATACCATGGATTTTGACTTTAATAAGCTACACCAAGTCACAAAAGTCATGGCGAGGAACTTGAACGCGGTCATAGACTCAACGATGTATCCCGTGAAGGAATCTGAGACTTCTAACAAAAAGCACAGACCTATCGCAATTGGCGTTCAAGGCCTTGCGGAtgtctttcttcaatgcaGACTTCCCTTCGACTCTCCAGAGGCTGCAAGACTCAACAAGCAAATTTTCGAGACTATATATCACGCAGCCGTGGAGAGCTCGATGGAGCTAGCTATTGAGCATGGTCCGTATGAAACTTTTTCTGGGTCTCCAGCGGCAGAAGGGATACTTCAGTTCGATTTATGGAATCACAAGCCagaattcttcaatgacTGGGATGAGCTCAAACTAAAAGTGCAAAAACATGGATTGCGAaactctcttctttgtgCACCGATGCCTACAGCTTCTACTTCTCAGATCTTGGGTTATACGGAATGTTTTGAGCCTGTCACCTCAAATTTATACCTGAGACGAGTACGTTCGGGAGAGTATCAGGTTGTCAACAAGTATTTGTTGGAGGACCTTATTGATTTAGGCCTCTGGACACCTGCCATGAAAGACAGGATAGTGGTTGATAATGGACTGATTCAgaacatcaaagaaattccttctgagctcaagaaactcTACAAAACAGTTTGGGAGCTACCACAAAAGGTAATCGTTGACATGGCTGCCGATAGAGGTCCATACATCGACCAGCTGCAAAGTATGAACatctttttgcaaactcCCACGTTTGGTAAACTCACCTCATGCCACTTCTACGCCTGGAATAAGGGCCTCAAAACAGGAATGTATTATCTTCGGACACAAGCCGCAGCTCGAGCTATACAGTTCACGGTTGACCCGTCACGAGCACTGGATGGTTCTGGCGAGGTAGTCGAGCACGCCTTAGACAAGATTGTTAGGAAGAAGTATATTGAAGCACGAGctttcaccaagaagagaatccaggatgatgttgaggatACTTCCTCAAAAAGAACCCATAAAGCGCCACTTGTGAAAGACGAGCCACCTGTGGACAGTGATACCCAAAATTCTAATCATCTGACATATAGTGGTAGGGTTTTTGACCCCCATGACATATACTCCGATACACCTGTTTCATGCAACATAAGCGGGGCAGAAAACTGTGAGGGGTGTTCGGGGTGA
- a CDS encoding TFIIH/NER complex subunit TFB2, whose protein sequence is MSFKLTVNSHLEGLPKVVQSKLYDAPATCLSIFRLLPPLAKFYVISMLFNEKPVSVKDLEKWTQPQARRLQFDALKRLRALHIIEEDSSGTHLRLHQTFQNNFRDCLTGTQTPNAFGILDTEPSDDRVTVRLLDKFASQKWETILHFMVGTESAVPSKSVLSLLKSGGLMEGPGTSPSNLKITNAGFQFLLQDVNAQLWTLLLEYLNLTQDLHMDPVDVLNFIFILGSLELGKAYQVASLSDTQVSMLPDLRDYGLVYQRSENSARFYPTRLATTLTSESTGLKTPSMVMDQHLQSTEGDVEGSSSGQIILETNFSIYAYTNSPLEIAILNLFVTMKTRFANMVIGVITRESIRNALSNGITASQIINFLEAHAHPQMRALAKEKLDKKIEFDASHNINTAGGAPQSKSGDSSVAQHKLEVLPPNVVDQIKLWQLELDRIQTFDGYLFKDFKNQSEYDILCNYAQEVGVLIWAEKAKLRFFVTQDGMAQVADFAGRKLR, encoded by the coding sequence ATGTCATTCAAACTCACAGTGAATAGCCACCTTGAGGGTCTCCCGAAAGTCGTGCAGCTGAAGCTTTACGATGCCCCAGCAACATGCCTCTCCATCTTTCGTCTTCTCCCGCCCCTTGCAAAGTTCTACGTCATCAGCATGCTCTTCAATGAAAAGCCCGTATCAGTGAAGGATTTAGAGAAGTGGACACAGCCTCAGGCGAGGCGCCTTCAGTTCGATGCTCTCAAACGTCTACGAGCCCTTCACATCATTGAAGAGGACTCTAGTGGCACTCACTTACGACTTCACCAAACCTTTCAAAATAACTTCAGAGATTGTCTTACGGGAACTCAGACACCCAACGCATTTGGAATTTTGGATACTGAGCCTCTGGATGATCGTGTTACCGTAAGACTTTTGGATAAGTTTGCTTCTCAGAAATGGGAAACCATTTTGCATTTTATGGTAGGCACGGAGTCTGCAGTGCCATCGAAGTCTGTGctttccttgttgaagctggGTGGTCTCATGGAAGGACCAGGAACGTCTCCTAGCAATttgaaaatcaccaacGCGGGctttcaatttcttcttcaagacgTCAATGCTCAGTTGTGGACGCTTTTACTAGAATACTTGAATCTTActcaagatcttcacaTGGATCCAGTGGATGTActcaacttcatcttcatcttgggTTCTTTGGAACTAGGGAAGGCTTACCAGGTGGCTTCTCTTAGCGACACACAAGTCTCCATGCTACCTGATTTGCGTGACTACGGCCTTGTTTACCAGCGTTCGGAAAATTCTGCAAGATTCTACCCTACTCGTCTCGCCACAACACTCACATCTGAGTCTACAGGGTTGAAAACGCCTTCCATGGTAATGGACCAGCATTTGCAAAGCACCGAAGGAGACGTCGAGGGATCGCTGCTGGGGCAGATAATCCTCGAAACGAACTTCAGTATCTATGCATACACCAATTCCCCACTCGAGATCGCCATATTGAATCTCTTCGTTACCATGAAGACTCGATTCGCTAATATGGTGATTGGTGTTATTACACGAGAGTCTATTAGAAATGCTCTTTCGAACGGTATAACAGCCAGTCAAATAAtcaactttcttgaagctcaCGCACATCCACAAATGCGTGCCTTAGCGAAGGAAAAGCTtgataaaaaaattgagtTTGACGCGTCCCACAATATCAATACCGCCGGTGGAGCTCCTCAGTCCAAGTCGGGAGATTCTTCAGTCGCACAGCATAAATTAGAAGTTCTTCCTCCGAATGTTGTTGACCAAATCAAGCTTTGGCAACTTGAATTAGACAGAATTCAAACCTTCGATGGGTATTTGTTTAAAGACTTCAAAAATCAGAGTGAATATGATATCTTGTGCAACTatgctcaagaagttggtgtGTTAATATGGGCTGAAAAGGCGAAGCTTAGGTTCTTTGTTACACAAGATGGTATGGCTCAAGTAGCAGACTTCGCTGGAAGAAAGCTTCGTTAG
- the SRR1 gene encoding Srr1p translates to MVASVSKPVAGVFECRSPMVTPSPEPVKLKKVESVPFVASDKAYHFLLVDDNIIYLRIFARILRKLFPQASVRAIQDSSVLELTEESFSRFDCVFLDIDMPRVTGIDVATQLRSFSSLDHVGLVAVTTKALLSGMELYESIGFDHTFPKPLNVAHGDLLEKIEQVVSVRGALKKR, encoded by the coding sequence ATGGTAGCGCTGGTCTCCAAGCCTGTGGCTGGTGTGTTTGAATGTCGCTCGCCCATGGTGACGCCTTCGCCTGAGCCGgtgaagctcaagaaagtcGAGTCGGTACCGTTTGTCGCGTCAGATAAGGCGTAccacttcttgttggtggaCGACAACATCATCTACTTGCGGATATTCGCTCGGATCTTGCGCAAGCTCTTCCCTCAGGCGCTGGTGAGGGCAATCCAGGACCTGCTGGTGCTTGAGCTCACTGAGGAGCTGTTTCTGCGCTTCGATTGTGTGTTTTTGGATATCGATATGCCCCGGGTTACCGGCATCGATGTTGCTACACAGCTAAGAAGCTTCCTGTCGCTAGACCACGTCGGGCTTGTGGCCGTGACTACAAAAGCGCTTCTCTCTGGTATGGAGCTCTACGAGAGTATAGGCTTCGATCACACGTTCCCCAAGCCTTTGAACGTTGCGCATGGAgacttgttggagaagattgaacaagttgttAGCGTCAGAGGTGCGCTCAAAAAGAGGTGA
- the MTG2 gene encoding putative GTPase, protein MISVRSCLRLLRGPRIVNRRYKFSTISENSSSDDIIEKVSPERYDPYANLPESSYSFDSSISPKAYPKQYKDMKYWVEGSDDFGLDKVKVNMKDYFSGDLHQSHKIFVGQHQNYKQGQKVEQRTFLDLRLVRLKSGDGGNGCVSFFRDANRPVGPPDGGDGGNGGNIYVHVVKNMGSLHGIQWSYQAKGGKAGSSRQLDGKRGEDVIIEVPVGTTMRWIPDPLAVKKQLKEVGDISKVTMSVRFTPDRDIQLYKNDYSPGEGWTFKEKDEDYHQEREYFNELNEQVKDYDREIMAEELTYDRFPFMGLDFDKPTDKPVLIMKGGKGGMGNMHFLTKDVRNPRFSKRGRKGLCEFFMLELKLLADLGLVGLPNAGKSTLLRAISKARPRVGHWEFTTLQPTIGTIFTRIDQDPFTVADIPGIIKGASENKGMGMDFLRHIERSGGIVFVVSLESKNPSMDLQVLIDEVGEKRMKGKRVMVIATKADLTKNGDSYRELVKFIKEKDGSWLYIPVCAPKGENIESAIAMMGSLARGKQSD, encoded by the coding sequence ATGATTAGCGTTAGAAGCTGTCTAAGGCTTCTTCGAGGGCCCAGAATTGTAAATAGGCGGTACAAGTTCTCTACAATTTCAGAAAACAGTTCAAGTGATGACATCATAGAAAAAGTTTCACCCGAAAGATATGATCCGTATGCTAACCTTCCAGAGTCAAGCTACTCGTTCGACTCTTCCATTTCTCCAAAAGCATATCCCAAGCAGTATAAGGATATGAAGTACTGGGTCGAAGGAAGTGACGATTTTGGTCTAGATAAAGTGAAAGTGAATATGAAAGACTACTTTTCAGGCGATCTACATCAGAGTCACAAGATCTTTGTTGGCCAGCACCAGAACTATAAGCAAGGACAAAAAGTCGAGCAGAGAACTTTTTTGGACCTTCGACTTGTGCGTTTGAAGTCTGGTGATGGAGGCAATGGGTGCGTGTCATTCTTCAGAGACGCCAATAGACCCGTGGGACCTCCAGATGGAGGAGATGGAGGAAATGGTGGAAACATTTATGTGCATGTGGTGAAAAACATGGGGCTGTTGCATGGAATACAATGGAGTTATCAGGCTAAAGGCGGAAAAGCAGGCTCCTCAAGACAATTGGATGGGAAAAGAGGCGAGGACGTGATTATAGAGGTCCCGGTTGGCACGACAATGAGGTGGATCCCAGATCCTTTGGcagtgaagaagcagctcaAGGAAGTCGGTGATATTCTGAAAGTGACGATGTCAGTGAGATTTACTCCAGACAGGGATATTCAGCTCTACAAGAACGATTACTCTCCTGGCGAAGGCTGGACATTCAAGGAAAAGGATGAAGACTACCACCAGGAAAGAGAGTACTTCAATGAGCTTAATGAGCAAGTGAAGGATTACGATAGAGAGATTATGGCCGAAGAACTCACGTACGATCGGTTCCCCTTTATGGGACTAGATTTCGATAAGCCCACAGACAAGCCGGTGCTCATCATGAAGGGCGGCAAAGGTGGTATGGGCAACATGCACTTCCTCACCAAAGATGTGAGGAACCCCAGATTCAGCAAGAGGGGTCGTAAGGGACTCTGTGAGTTTTTCATGTTAGAgctcaagcttttggcAGACTTGGGTCTTGTGGGATTGCCCAATGCCGGTAAGCTGACTCTTCTAAGGGCCATTTCCAAGGCTCGTCCACGCGTTGGCCATTGGGAGTTCACCACTCTTCAACCAACGATTGGAACAATATTCACGAGAATCGACCAAGATCCTTTTACTGTCGCAGACATTCCAGGTATCATAAAAGGCGCCTCTGAGAACAAAGGAATGGGGATGGATTTCTTGAGGCATATCGAGCGCAGTGGCGGTATTGTGTTTGTTGTTTCTTTGGAGTCCAAAAATCCATCGATGGACTTGCAAGTATtaattgatgaagttggcgAGAAGCGAATGAAGGGTAAGAGAGTGATGGTTATAGCAACCAAAGCAGACTTGACAAAAAATGGTGACAGCTACAGGGAACTAGTGAAGTTCATAAAGGAGAAAGACGGTTCTTGGCTCTACATTCCAGTCTGTGCACCAAAAGGTGAAAACATCGAGAGCGCAATTGCAATGATGGGGCTGCTTGCCAGGGGTAAGCAGAGCGACTAA
- the DBP8 gene encoding ATP-dependent RNA helicase DBP8, whose translation MSFSDLGVSKWLCEALDAMKIHTPTAIQAACIPEILKGKDCIGGAKTGSGKTIAFAGPMLSKWSEDPMGIFGVVLTPTRELAMQIAEQFAALGANMNIRLAVVVGGEDIVKQALELQRRPHFVIATPGRLADHILNSGEETIKGLRSVKYLVLDEADRVLSNSFSKDLSRCLEVMPQASKRQTLLFTATVTDAVRALKEKPPAKGKPPVFMHEVDSVDKVAIPASLSLFYVFTPSYVKEAYLHTVLSLDKYKDVNVIIFVNRTHTAELLRRTLRKMEFRVASLHSQMPQSERTSSLHRFKAQAARILIATDVASRGLDIPTVELVVNYDLPADPDDFIHRVGRTARAGRKGDAVSIVGERDVERILAIEERANKKHELLEEANDDAVIEKSLKSMSTAKREALMDMERENFGEKREINKRKHEDSSSLNKRKKTKEKRG comes from the coding sequence ATGTCATTCTCGGATCTTGGGGTCTCCAAATGGCTCTGCGAAGCCCTTGATGCCATGAAGATCCACACGCCGACTGCAATCCAAGCAGCTTGTATCCCCGAAATATTGAAAGGAAAAGATTGTATTGGTGGAGCTAAAACTGGTTCGGGTAAAACCATAGCCTTTGCAGGGCCAATGCTTTCTAAATGGTCGGAAGACCCAATGGGCATCTTTGGTGTTGTTTTGACTCCAACACGTGAGTTGGCGATGCAAATTGCTGAGCAGTTTGCAGCCTTGGGTGCAAATATGAACATTCGTTTGGCTGTAGTTGTGGGGGGTGAAGATATAGTCAAGCAGGCTTTGgagcttcaaagaaggccGCATTTTGTTATAGCCACTCCAGGGCGTTTGGCTGATCATATCTTGAATTCAGGTGAAGAAACGATAAAGGGACTTCGCAGCGTCAAGTACTTAGTGCTTGACGAAGCTGATAGGGTGCTCAGTAACTCCTTTAGCAAAGACCTTCTGCGGTGCTTGGAGGTGATGCCTCAGGCTCTGAAGCGGCAGACGCTTCTTTTTACTGCTACTGTCACCGATGCTGTCAGAGCGCTCAAGGAAAAGCCTCCAGCAAAGGGCAAACCGCCTGTATTCATGCACGAGGTGGACTCTGTGGATAAGGTGGCTATTCCCGCATCTTTGCTGTTATTTTATGTGTTTACACCCTCTTACGTCAAGGAAGCTTATCTTCACACGGTGTTGCTGCTTGACAAGTATAAAGACGTGAATGTCATAATATTCGTGAACAGAACACATACCGCAGAGCTTCTAAGGCGGACACTCCGGAAAATGGAATTTAGAGTCGCTTCACTACACTCTCAAATGCCACAGCTGGAAAGAACAAGCTCTTTGCATAGATTCAAGGCTCAGGCCGCAAGAATCCTTATAGCTACTGATGTGGCTTCCAGAGGTCTAGATATCCCCACTGTGGAGCTTGTGGTGAACTACGATCTCCCTGCTGATCCAGATGATTTCATTCACAGAGTTGGTAGAACTGCTCGAGCTGGGCGTAAAGGTGATGCAGTTTCCATTGTCGGTGAGCGGGATGTTGAACGTATTTTGGCGATCGAAGAAAGAGCCAACAAAAAGCATGAGTTATTGGAGGAAGCGAACGATGACGCTGTGATAGAaaagtcgttgaagagcatGAGTACAGCCAAGAGAGAAGCGCTCATGGACATGGAAAGGGAGAATTTTGGGGAGAAGAGGGAAATCAATAAGCGGAAGCACGAAGATTCATCTCTGTTGAAtaagagaaagaagacaaaggAGAAAAGAGGCTGA